From one Culex quinquefasciatus strain JHB chromosome 3, VPISU_Cqui_1.0_pri_paternal, whole genome shotgun sequence genomic stretch:
- the LOC6042645 gene encoding uncharacterized protein LOC6042645, with protein MTKLVLVALVILLIKDGFSVGAANECRKLDPCRCEFDDGRGYDLGQVVEKNYNYLETVDPATGDHYLFHPCADVRYLPQNATADNECARGDGYALCRYNNGTFAKLGTVRDSSFSSSENDHQYLVFKVNTTVTSFQLICTPHSDKSYIFIQSQLQAQDSTNETNLLLFSPYACPVTIEEISHSGIGKVLLILLFVGSFTYFAIGSIVRFMYLGARGIEVIPNLGFWKDLPGLVRDGARFLQNGCRVERSAPDPDSYDAI; from the exons ATGACTAAGCTTGTGCTGGTGGCTTTGGTGATCTTGCTGATAAAGGATGGATTCTCGGTCGGCGCGGCCAACGAGTGCCGCAAGTTAGATCCGTGCCGTTGTGAGTTTGACGATGGCCGCGGCTACGATCTGGGCCAGGTCGTCGAGAAAAATTACAACTATCTGGAGACGGTGGATCCGGCCACGGGGGACCATTATCTGTTTCATCCGTGTGCGGATGTGCGGTACTTGCCGCAGAACGCGACAGCCGACAATGAGTGCGCCCGGGGAGACGGCTATGCG CTGTGTCGTTACAACAATGGCACCTTCGCCAAGCTGGGCACGGTCAGGGACAGTAGCTTCTCTTCTTCCGAGAACGATCACCAGTATCTAGTCTTCAAAGTAAATACTAC GGTTACCTCTTTTCAGTTGATCTGCACGCCGCACTCAGATAAGTCATACATTTTCATTCAGAGTCAATTGCAGGCGCAAGATTCGACCAACGAAACG AATCTGCTTCTCTTCTCCCCGTACGCGTGCCCCGTCACAATCGAGGAAATCTCCCACTCCGGCATTGGCAAGGTCCTCCTGATCTTGCTGTTTGTCGGCTCCTTTACTTACTTTGCCATCGGATCGATCGTCCGGTTCATGTACCTTGGCGCGCGAGGTATCGAAGTGATCCCGAACCTGGGCTTTTGGAAGGACTTGCCCGGGCTGGTGCGAGATGGGGCTCGATTCTTGCAGAACGGTTGCCGTGTCGAGCGATCGGCGCCCGACCCGGATTCGTACGATGcgatctaa